AACAGTGCTGGCGCATGCGCGAGTAGGTCAAAACCGTAACGTCCTTGCCCTCCCTGACCACCTCAGCCTGATCAAGGGCACAGATGTAATCACCTTCAGGGATTTCCTCCGAGAGGTTGTAGAGGAGCACGTGCTCAAAGAAGAGCACGGGGTTGTTGTCGCGAATCGCCGCCTTCATCAGGCCCTTGGCGTTGGTGGGCGTACTCACCGCCACAATCTTGATGCCCGGAACCGCGTGGAAATAGGCCTCTAGCCGCTGGCTGTGTTCCGCACCGAGCTGGCGCCCCACACCCCCGGGTCCCCGAACCACGGTGGGGATCGTGTAATTGCCGCCACTGGTGTAACGGAGCATCCCCATGTTGTTGGAGATCTGGTTGAAGGCCAGGAGCAGGAAGCCCATGTTCATGCCCTCGACGATTGGGCGCAGCCCCGTCATGGCGGCACCTACCGCCATGCCCGTAAAGCCGTTCTCGGCAATCGGGGTGTCGAGCACCCGCAGCTCGCCATATTTTTCGTAGAGGTCCTTGGTCACCTTGTAGGAGCCGCCGTATTGGCCGACGTCCTCTCCCATCACACATACGTGGGGATCGCGGGCCATTTCCTCGTCGATGGCGTCGCGCAGGGCGTTGAACAGCAGCGTCTCTGCCACGAGTTGGCTTGAACCGGTTGGGGTCAACCTATCTCAGCCACTCACACCCCTGGCAAGCGAGGGGCTAGGCCGATTCTTCGGCCTTAATCGGCAACAGGCTGCGGATGAAGACTAAAAACAGGCCGATGGCGATGAAGCCAAAACTAAAGGTGGCAAGGAAACACATGCCCACAGCCAGGGTTTTGATGGCAGTGGCAATGCTTTGGGCGAAGGCGGCCGCAAAAACCGGCGGATGCAGGGCGTAATGGGCCACAACCCGCTGGCTCAACCCCAGACAAAGCCAGCCCAGCAAAGCTGCCGTGATCGAGCCGGAAAGAAAACTGAGGGGCCCCTTGCGGGGCGGCCCAGCCTCCTGGGGGGCAGGTGGGTTTTGATCAGTATTCATATCTGCCATCAGATCAGGCTGACACCCACCGGGTTAAAAGAGCAGCACCAGGCCTCAAATCCTGCCGTCTCAAGGGCATTCGCCAAGAGGCCGTGGGCGGCCGTCGCCTGGCCCAGGTCAGCAAAGAGGGCAAAACAACTCGGCCCCGAACCGCTCATCGCCACGGTCAGGGGTGAGGAAAGCTGGGGGTTTGCTGTTTGGGAGCCATTAGATAGCTGGGCCAACAACGCCAGGGCACCGCGGACACTCTCCACCTCCGGCTCCACCAGTTGCTGCAAATCATTTCGCAGCCTGGGGGGGCAGCGCCCCTCGGCCAATTGGGCCAGTAGGGGGTTCTGGCGCAGGGCATCGCGGCGCTGGGCAAATTCCTGCTCTTCGCTCAGGTAGAAGTCGCCGCGCAGCTCCCTGCTGCGGCCGTAGGCCCAGGGGGTACTGACGTGGGCCTCGGGCTGCTTGATCAACAGCACGGCCAAGGTGTCTGCGGCAGCAGGCAGCACGGGCTCAAGCAATTCACCCCGGCCAAAACAAAGCTGAGTGCCGCCTGCCATGCAAAAGGGCATGTCTGAGCCAAGTTCTGCGGCCATGGCCGTCAGCTCTGGAGCCTCAAATCCCAGGCCCCAGAGCCGATTCAGGCCGAGCAGGGCGGCCGCCCCATTGCTCGACCCCCCGGCCAGGCCAGCACCGATCGGAATGCGTTTATCCAGCTGAATATGGGCGCCCAGTTCGGGGAAACCAGAGCGGGCCCTTAGCAACTCCCCCGCCCGCACAACCAGGTTGCTGGCATCGGTGGGCAGGTCAGGGCGGCTGCACTCCAACTGGATCTGGCCGTCCGCCGTGGTTTTGAACCTGAGGGTGTCGGCCAAATCAATGGTCTGCATGACCATCGCCAACTCGTGGAAGCCATCGCTGCGCTGGCCCAACACCTCGAGATGGAGGTTGATTTTGGCGGGGGAAGAAACCGTCAGCTGGGCCATGGCGCCGCTCTATCCCAGGTCGGAAGTGCTGTGATTCAAGCCGGCCGCCAGGGCCACCCACTGGGAGGGGGTCAGCTCCTGGGGCCGTTGCTGCAGGCTTACACCAGCTTCAGATACCAGGGCCTCCAGCCGGGCTTCTGGCTGAAGGCCCGCGAGGGTATTGCGCAGCATCTTGCGACGGGCCAGGAAGCAGCGCTTAAGCAGTTGTTCGACGGTGCGAGCTAGTGCTGGGGCCAGCCGTTGATCAGCCGGTAGGGGATCGATGGCAATCACCTCTGACATCACCTTGGGGGGTGGCTGAAAGCAGCGAGGCGGCACGGGGCAGATGCTCTGGCAATGGCCCAGCAATTGCATCCGCACACTCAGGGCTGAATAGTTGCTGCTGCCCGGCATGCAGCGAATTCGCTCCCCCACCTCCTGTTGGACCAGCAGCACCAGCCTTTGATAGGGCCGCTCCACGGGTCGATCCAACCGACCCACCAGCCGCTCCAATAGGGGGCCAGTGATGTTGTACGGGATGTTGGCCACCACCTTGGTGGCCTGCGGCAGCGGCACCGCCAACACGTCGCCCTCCGTAAGGCTGAAGCGGGGCTCCCCCCCAAATCGCCCGCTCAGGCCGACCACGAGATCCCGGTCCAGCTCCACCGCCGCCACCGCAGCAGCCGGGGATTCCAGCAGTTTTTCCGTGAGGGCGCCCCTGCCAGGCCCCACCTCTAAAACCCGATCCCCAGCACCTAGCTGGGCAGCAGCCACAATCGCCCTGAGCACACCTTGATCCACCAACCAGTGCTGGCCGAAACGTTTGCGGGCGCGGTGTGCGGCAAAGCCCATGGCTGTTAACTTCTCGCCCCAGATTGCCTGGCGAAGTAACTAATGTCCCCAGCGGATCCAACGCACTGGCCTTCTTACCGGTGGAAGGGGCACCAGGGCCACCACCAGTTCCAGGGTGCTGTGTTGCCAGTGGGGATGCTCCGCCAGCCAACAACTAAAGGCCCTCTCCAGGCGCTTGCGCTTGAGAACATTGATGGCAGCCAATCCCCAGCCATCTCGGCCACTGCTGCTGCGACCCTTCACCTCCACCAAAAGCAACCGACCAGCCTTATGGAGCAGTAGGTCGATTTCCCCCCAGCGGCAGTGCCAGTTGCGATCGAGCATTTGCCAGCCGTTTTGACGCAGGAGCCCCAGGGCCCGCTGCTCGGCCCAACCACCGCCAATTTTTGGGGGCAAGGCCATCGGAAAATTGCCGCTAGCCCATGGTTCCCA
This genomic interval from Cyanobium sp. WAJ14-Wanaka contains the following:
- a CDS encoding DUF3082 domain-containing protein translates to MADMNTDQNPPAPQEAGPPRKGPLSFLSGSITAALLGWLCLGLSQRVVAHYALHPPVFAAAFAQSIATAIKTLAVGMCFLATFSFGFIAIGLFLVFIRSLLPIKAEESA
- a CDS encoding pyruvate dehydrogenase complex E1 component subunit beta, with product MAETLLFNALRDAIDEEMARDPHVCVMGEDVGQYGGSYKVTKDLYEKYGELRVLDTPIAENGFTGMAVGAAMTGLRPIVEGMNMGFLLLAFNQISNNMGMLRYTSGGNYTIPTVVRGPGGVGRQLGAEHSQRLEAYFHAVPGIKIVAVSTPTNAKGLMKAAIRDNNPVLFFEHVLLYNLSEEIPEGDYICALDQAEVVREGKDVTVLTYSRMRQHCLKAVQQLEQEGVDVELIDLISLKPFDMETVARSIRKTHKVIVVEECMKTGGIGAELIALITEHCFDDLDARPIRLSSQDIPTPYNGTLENLTIIQPHQIVEAAKALHTGQI
- a CDS encoding YraN family protein, producing MALPPKIGGGWAEQRALGLLRQNGWQMLDRNWHCRWGEIDLLLHKAGRLLLVEVKGRSSSGRDGWGLAAINVLKRKRLERAFSCWLAEHPHWQHSTLELVVALVPLPPVRRPVRWIRWGH
- the rsmA gene encoding 16S rRNA (adenine(1518)-N(6)/adenine(1519)-N(6))-dimethyltransferase RsmA, with protein sequence MGFAAHRARKRFGQHWLVDQGVLRAIVAAAQLGAGDRVLEVGPGRGALTEKLLESPAAAVAAVELDRDLVVGLSGRFGGEPRFSLTEGDVLAVPLPQATKVVANIPYNITGPLLERLVGRLDRPVERPYQRLVLLVQQEVGERIRCMPGSSNYSALSVRMQLLGHCQSICPVPPRCFQPPPKVMSEVIAIDPLPADQRLAPALARTVEQLLKRCFLARRKMLRNTLAGLQPEARLEALVSEAGVSLQQRPQELTPSQWVALAAGLNHSTSDLG
- the ispE gene encoding 4-(cytidine 5'-diphospho)-2-C-methyl-D-erythritol kinase, giving the protein MAQLTVSSPAKINLHLEVLGQRSDGFHELAMVMQTIDLADTLRFKTTADGQIQLECSRPDLPTDASNLVVRAGELLRARSGFPELGAHIQLDKRIPIGAGLAGGSSNGAAALLGLNRLWGLGFEAPELTAMAAELGSDMPFCMAGGTQLCFGRGELLEPVLPAAADTLAVLLIKQPEAHVSTPWAYGRSRELRGDFYLSEEQEFAQRRDALRQNPLLAQLAEGRCPPRLRNDLQQLVEPEVESVRGALALLAQLSNGSQTANPQLSSPLTVAMSGSGPSCFALFADLGQATAAHGLLANALETAGFEAWCCSFNPVGVSLI